From Lolium perenne isolate Kyuss_39 chromosome 5, Kyuss_2.0, whole genome shotgun sequence, a single genomic window includes:
- the LOC127304247 gene encoding probable magnesium transporter NIPA9 codes for MGSAPSLPLPSLPPSPLPPLPRIADAAVYLLTVYYALLRAQVIRRYALNRLWISGFLLDMCGAALMLTALSQAPVSVVQPVAGCGLAILCVFSHFYLKEVMNGLDWIAITLAGVGTIGVGVGGEEQKVEEIPLVSIPWLVLCILILFVGSAQHLASYVQETKA; via the exons ATGGGCTctgctccctccctccctctcccctccctccctccctctcccctcCCTCCCCTTCCCCGGATCGCCGACGCCGCCGTTTATCTTCTCACTGTTTATTACGCTCTGCTGCGCGCGCAGGTGATACGGCGGTACGCGCTCAACAGGCTCTGGATCAGCGGCTTCCTCCTCGACATGTGCGGCGCCGCGCTCATGCTCACCGCGCTCTCGCAGGCGCCC GTCTCTGTCGTGCAGCCCGTTGCCGGCTGCGGCCTCGCCATACTCTGCGTCTTCTCCCACTTCTACCTCAAGGAGGTCATGAATGGCCTCGACTGGATCGCCATCACGCTGGCCGGTGTCGGCACCATAG GAGTCGGCGTTGGAGGGGAGGAGCAGAAAGTGGAAGAGATTCCCCTTGTCAGTATACCCTGGCTGGTGCTCTGCATTCTCATCTTGTTTGTAG GTTCTGCTCAACACTTGGCTTCATATGTACAAGAAACAAAGGCGTGA